Proteins encoded within one genomic window of Anas platyrhynchos isolate ZD024472 breed Pekin duck chromosome 28, IASCAAS_PekinDuck_T2T, whole genome shotgun sequence:
- the LOC110353789 gene encoding alpha-2-macroglobulin-like isoform X5: MVSRLPMAPKWSITYAHLLKTALILNMEHSVLTLIGRAALRTVTNTVLNSSMAFQTVAGLEKDKEEDEREPRPRQDQTLQKDFPGTWLWELVPVGEEGSAEVPVTVPNAITEWTAGMFCMAPTGLGLAPTVTLLTFKPFFVELVLPYAVTRGKTFTLAATVFSYLRQSLRVRVTLAESAELEVSARADGAESSCISGFKARTFRWDVKATSLGKVNVTVTAQALHSEELCNTEVPVVPAQGHVDTVTKLLAVEVNAEALKHRRPM, translated from the exons ATGGTCTCAAGGCTGCCTATGGCTCCAAAGTG GTCTATAACTTACGCCCATCTTCTGAAGACAGCTCTTATTCTGAATATGGAGCATTCTGTGTTGACCCTTATTGGG CGTGCAGCTTTGAGAACTGTCACCAACACTGTCCTGAACAGCTCTATGGCATTCCAAACAGTGG CAGGGCTGGAGAAGGACAAAGAGGAAGATGAGAGAGAGCCCCGACCCAGGCAGGACCAAACACTGCAGAAGGATTTTCCTGGGACGTGGCTGTGGGAGCTGGTCCCTGTGGG GGAGGAGGGCTCCGCAGAGGTGCCGGTGACAGTGCCCAACGCCATCACGGAGTGGACAGCCGGGATGTTCTGCATGGCACCCACGGGCTTGGGGCTAGCCCCCACTGTCACCCTCTTGACCTTCAAGCCCTTCTTTGTGGAGCTGGTGCTGCCCTACGCCGTGACCCGGGGCAAAACCTTCACCCTGGCCGCCACTGTCTTCAGCTACCTGCGGCAGTCCCTGCgg GTTCGGGTGACGCTGGCAGAGTCGGCGGAGCTGGAGGTGTCAGCAAGAGCAGATGGTGCGGAGAGCAGCTGCATCTCGGGGTTCAAAGCCAGGACCTTCCGGTGGGACGTGAAAGCCACCAGCCTGG GGAAGGTGAACGTCACCGTCACCGCCCAGGCGCTGCACTCTGAGGAGCTCTGCAACACTGAGGTACCCGTGGTGCCGGCGCAGGGGCATGTGGACACCGTGACGaagctgctggcagtggaggtaaACGCAGAG GCTTTAAAGCACAGAAGACCGATGTGA
- the LOC110353789 gene encoding alpha-2-macroglobulin-like isoform X6, protein MVSRLPMAPKWSITYAHLLKTALILNMEHSVLTLIGRAALRTVTNTVLNSSMAFQTVGLEKDKEEDEREPRPRQDQTLQKDFPGTWLWELVPVGEEGSAEVPVTVPNAITEWTAGMFCMAPTGLGLAPTVTLLTFKPFFVELVLPYAVTRGKTFTLAATVFSYLRQSLRVRVTLAESAELEVSARADGAESSCISGFKARTFRWDVKATSLGKVNVTVTAQALHSEELCNTEVPVVPAQGHVDTVTKLLAVEVNAEALKHRRPM, encoded by the exons ATGGTCTCAAGGCTGCCTATGGCTCCAAAGTG GTCTATAACTTACGCCCATCTTCTGAAGACAGCTCTTATTCTGAATATGGAGCATTCTGTGTTGACCCTTATTGGG CGTGCAGCTTTGAGAACTGTCACCAACACTGTCCTGAACAGCTCTATGGCATTCCAAACAGTGG GGCTGGAGAAGGACAAAGAGGAAGATGAGAGAGAGCCCCGACCCAGGCAGGACCAAACACTGCAGAAGGATTTTCCTGGGACGTGGCTGTGGGAGCTGGTCCCTGTGGG GGAGGAGGGCTCCGCAGAGGTGCCGGTGACAGTGCCCAACGCCATCACGGAGTGGACAGCCGGGATGTTCTGCATGGCACCCACGGGCTTGGGGCTAGCCCCCACTGTCACCCTCTTGACCTTCAAGCCCTTCTTTGTGGAGCTGGTGCTGCCCTACGCCGTGACCCGGGGCAAAACCTTCACCCTGGCCGCCACTGTCTTCAGCTACCTGCGGCAGTCCCTGCgg GTTCGGGTGACGCTGGCAGAGTCGGCGGAGCTGGAGGTGTCAGCAAGAGCAGATGGTGCGGAGAGCAGCTGCATCTCGGGGTTCAAAGCCAGGACCTTCCGGTGGGACGTGAAAGCCACCAGCCTGG GGAAGGTGAACGTCACCGTCACCGCCCAGGCGCTGCACTCTGAGGAGCTCTGCAACACTGAGGTACCCGTGGTGCCGGCGCAGGGGCATGTGGACACCGTGACGaagctgctggcagtggaggtaaACGCAGAG GCTTTAAAGCACAGAAGACCGATGTGA